A segment of the Eptesicus fuscus isolate TK198812 chromosome 9, DD_ASM_mEF_20220401, whole genome shotgun sequence genome:
catccatctgtccagcCAACCAGCCAACAATCCATTCATCCAATATTTGTGATTCCCAAACTGAGGTGCATTTGGAAAGCAGAAGTTTGAAAACTGTAGTCAGTGGCACAAGATAAATATATCTTTGTCTTCTTGGAGTATTGATTTTACTCAGTAGTTGGGGAGAGACATGGGAACATTATTTGCCTGTTAAAATTTGCACCAGGGCAAAATctgaatgaaattttaaaataaaatctgaagctTCAAGAGGCTCTCACAGAAGGCAGAGCCCGGACCCCCTGGGGCTCTGGGTTTCATTGCTTCTGTCTACAAGGGGATGCTGAagaggccctgccctccaggggtgCCGTCTCTGAGAATCAAAGGGGCCCCAGGTCACAGCCAGGACCTGAACCCAGACCCCCTGACTCTAAAATCCATGCCCTCTTTGTGGGGCCTTGAACAAGCCACTCCTGCTCTTCAGGACTCTGCTTCTGCCTTTCCATCACAGACTCACCAGGCCCTGCCACGTCCCAGCACAGTGATGGGAACCCAGGAGGTGAGGACGGGGCCAGCGAGGCTCTGAAGGACGTGTCTCTGATTCTCTGCAGGTTCCTGGCCTTGGTCCAGGAGAAGTATCCTGAGGCCACCCTGTCTCCAGGCTGGACCACCCTCTACTTGCCCCTGTTTCCGAACAGCACGTACACCCGAGCCATGATAGAGAGGatgcaggagctggtgggagcGCTGCCGCAGAGGGTCACCTTCCCTGTGCGGACGGTCATGGTGCGGGCTGCCTGGCCCCAGTTCAGCTGGCTGCTGGGCCAGTCTGACAGGTGAAAatgccccgccccccggcccagcccctgctcctgctAAACCCACCCCTAGGCACTGATGCCCCCAGGAATCATGCTCATGGCTGGGACTTAAAGATTCTAGTCTAACCCCCACTGGTGCTCACGTCCTAGACAGCATCCCTTTCTGCTTGTAGACTTCCGGTGACAGGCTGCTCACCATCACCGGAGGCAGCCCGTCCACTGGTGGATAACTAACTTCCTGCCTGTTTGAGTTTACACTAAGACATAATTTGCCTCCCCACAGTTTCCTCCCAGGGGAGCCAGCTGTGGGGCTGCACAGATTGTACCTGCAACCTCTGCCCCAGGGTagtctcccagccccaccttcaGCAGCTCCCCACAGGAGTCCCGAGGCTTCCCCCTTCGTCCACACCCgactgctcccctctcccctgcgcCCACCCCCTTTCCTAAAACCAAAAAGAggcaccctctccctccttctgggCTTCTCCCCACAGCCTCTGCGGCTTCTTCTGTCCCCAGAAAGGGGGTAGCACTCTGGAAGAAGGGGCTGGTGGGAAGTCAGAGGCTCCGCCCCTACCCAGCTAGAGTCCAGTTCCCAGCACAGGGACTGAGGACCTAGCTGGGCCCAGGCTGACACTGAGCCTGCTCTCTGGGCCCCAGGTACAGCCTGACACTGTGGCAGGGTGCCTCGGACCCCGTGTCCGTGGACGATCTCCTCTACATCCGGGACAACTGTGCCCCCCACCAAATCTACTACGACCTCTTCGAGCCCGTCTGGTCTCAGTTCAAGCAGCTTGCAAGTAGGGAGTGGTCTGGGAGGGTGGGACTGGATTCTGCAGGGTGGGCATCGGGAGGGGAAAGCCTGGGTGGAATCGGGAGAAGGAACCACTCAGCACCTGTTGTGTGCCAGACCCGGTGCCGCATGCTACCTAAGCTTCATATACCCACGGAGCAGAGATTCCATTTTCATACACGGGAAAACGGAGGTTCAGAACCGTTAAGGGATTTATACAGCCACTCAGCTTGTACATGGCACAGCTCAGATTGGAACCCAGGAAAGTCCAAACCCCTATACCTTCCCTGGCAGCCTCGATTCTCTGTGGGTCACGCTAACATTTCAGAGAGCGGCCCCTCTGCCGCGCCCACTCGCCAAGGATCCAGATGCTGCCTGTTCCCTTGTTCAAGCCCCTCGTTCCCCGACTCCAAACCTAGGAGAGCCTGCAGTTAGGCCACGGACCCGTCAGATTCAACATCCCTCTCCTGGGAGCCATCCAGGTGACGGGGAACCAGACAAACCTGGCTCCATCCGGTTCCAATCCCAGCAACTCTGCCATTGGCTGtgggatcttgggcaagtcacttcctgTAATCTGCAAAACGGGAAATGACAGCTACGTGGCAGGTTGCTGTGAGGGTTAGAAAGTGTGGAAAGCCGTGGCACACAGAAGGCGCTCTGTGAATAGCAGCCGCGTCATCGTGACAATTTGGGGTCCCACAGTGAATGCCACACGGAAGCGAAGTTACTactcaggaggcagcctgatcccTCTCCTCCAGCTTCCCGGGGGCGACGCTCTGAGCCTGGAGTGGCAGGTTCCTGACGTCCAGGGCAACGGAACAGCAGCAACCGTTCAGCTCCCAGGTGAGGGCTGCAGCCCCCGTGAGCCCAGCTAAACTGCAGGGGCTTTCCTTTGCATGGGGCAGGGACGCTGTTACCATGGCAGCAAACCAGCTGGGCGGTGGGGGAGGACAGTGTTGCCAAGGGGATGGGGTTCCTGGCCTTGGGACCAgcacccctgagccacactgagcTGTGAAAGAGGCAAGCAGTCATTGTTCCTCCGCCGCCTCTCCCAGGAGAAGAAGGCATGATCCTGCTGCACGTCGGCCTCCGGGAGCCTGCCGCCGCTGGAGACGCCGCCGTGCCCATCGTGCGTGCCCCGGGTGGCCCTGCCCTGGCGCTGGAGTCATGCCTGCTGCAGCTCGCCACACACCCTGGACGCTGGGGAGTCCATTTGCACGTCGCAGAGCCCGCGGCCCTTCGGCCAGCCCTGGCCGTACTGGCCCGCCTCTCCAACCTCGGTCAGCTTCCTCTGCCTGTGTGGGTGGGGGCCACGGTCTCCCACGGGAGCTTTGCAGTGCCTGGCCACGTGGCCGGCAAGGAGCTGCTTTCCGCCGTGGCCGAGGTGTTCCCCCACGTGACCGTGGCCCCGGGCTGGCCCGAGGAGGCACTGGGCAGCGGCtacagggagcagctgctcacgGATATGCTGGAGCTGAGCAAGGGCCTCTGGCAGCCCGTGTCCTTCCAGCTCCGGGCTGGGCCGCTGGGCTGCAGCACGGCCGGAGTGGTGGCCAGGTTACTGGCGGCCTCCCCCCGGGCCACGGTCACCGTGGAGCACAGCCCTGCGGCGGGCAGCTATGCATCGGTGCGGAAAGAGCTGCTGGCGGCCAGGGCCGTGGACAGAACCCGGGTCTACTACAGGCTGCCCCAGAGTTACCGCCAAGACCTGCTGGCAGATGTTGGCAGAAACTGACCACCCGGTGGTGCTGGACAGGAGGCCCCTGGGGTCAGGCTTCCcgtgggggaggcaggaagaaatAAACGCCTCTGCCTTCCTCAATGCGCTGCACATGTGTCCTGGGCGGGATGGCGTGGGAGCTGCTGAGGTGCCTAGAGGGTCTGGAGGCTGGGGGCCAGATCATTCCGGTTGTCCAAAAGGAACTTCTCACAGGCCTTGAAGGTGTTGTAGAACTCCAAAGAGAGGCCGGCCACGTTGGTGGTCACGTAGTTGAGAAAGCCCGAGGTGGCCTGGTTGTAGTAGGACACCTGCAGGACAGGAAGCCACGCTCAGGGGCGCTGGGCCGGGAGCGGGAGGGCAGTCGGCCCCGCTGGCTTGCGGAGGGGGCAGCAGCCGGGGGTCTTTGAAGGCTACCTGACTGGCAGGCATGGCCTCCTCCAGCAGttcccctggcccctccctctgggtaCTAATAGCCCTAGGGTCCCTGCCACCACACACTGTCCTGTCATCGGGTGTCTTCCCTGCCAGCGAGGAGGCCCTGCAAGACGAGGAGCAGAACCCAACACAGAATCCTGTTTAAGTGAAGGTCTCTTAGGGCCTTAGAGACGAATTATAGCTACGCCCGGGGATTGTCCTGAGAAGCTCATCGAGGAAGTGTGTTACCGGAACAAGTCTCGGGGCTCTGACAACAGCTGTGCACCAAGGAGGGCAGCTGCGCGGACCCTCCCTCCTCGctctcagcccccaccccaccccccacatttcCAACACCAACTGCCCTGCTGAGTCAGATGGGCCCTGAGAACCAGAGAAAGCCCTCCCAGACAAGAAGGAGCATAGTAAGTAAGTGAATTTTAGATGAGAACCGGGGCCTTCTGCCCTCAGCAGGCAGAGCTTTTTCCAGGACCCTGCAGGGGCCTCGGACTTTTCCGCACAGATTAGATTTGAGTGAAGGCTCACTTCTAGCCCCTGACATGCTTAGGTTCCCCCCCGCTGGAAGAGCCCACTgttgggcagggggtggggcccacgGCTGGAACTGTGAGCCGGAGAGTGCTAAGCTCCGTCCATGCATGTGGGTCTGGGGTGGCTCAGGTCAGGGAAGGGGATCCTTGGCCTCACCTTGGTCATCTGGTCCCCTTCACGCCAGATGCAGAAGCCTGAGCAGAGGGTCTCCCCACGCCTGTACTCTGGCGTCTCAAGGTGGGTGGGCAGCGTAACTGACCGCATTGCAATGACGTATGGGTCCCTGgagtgaagggaggggagagcacaGAAGGAGATGAGGATTGTCTTGCCCAGGCCAGGCTCTGGAACCCCCTCTGGCACTGACCCAGCCTCTGGAGCTCCCCTAGGCACTGACACCAGAGTCTAAAGTCATGTCAACTTTTGGCGGGCCCATGTCTGGCCCCgggccaggctggagaggaggcacCTGCATGTTAACAGCACTGCATTTGCCAGGAGCCAGCGTGACACGCTGCAGATTTTCTGGAAAAGCCCCTGAGGAAGCGTGTGGGCTTTGGGATTTGCACGCTTCATCTTTCGGTGCCTGTCTAGCAGAAGGGAGGCCGTCTGTCCGGCAGCTCAGAAAAGCCAATAGGAAGAGAGCCGACTCTAGGCTGAGGTCCCCTCCCTGGGGAGGGAGATgatccctgcccacctcccacccagcaggCAGGTACTCACCCATGGTCACAAGGTTTCCGCCGAGAGGCCAGGATCACGAAGTCCTGGGGCTTGGGGTCATTGCCGAGGGTGGGGCTGATGACGTGGTAGATGGCATCGTCCTCATCCACCTGCTGCACTAGTTCCACCTTCCTGTGAGGAGGCCCAGACCGCAGGGCCCAAGAGGGTCACACCAGCTCCTTGTAGGAAAGCAGGTCTGGCCCAGACCTCCAAGTTTCAGCCTCCCTGAGCCAATGCTTGGGGGACACTTTAGCCCCTACACACGCAGCAGGGCCCATAGGAGGGCAAGAAGGCCTGGCCAAgatgtgtgcacgcacacacacgtacGCACATACATGTGggtatgcacatacacacaagcaAGTACATACACGTGCACAGACAAACATCTACAGGCATAGCTGCATGCTCAGACACATGGATAGACACCTACTATGCACACACAGACCCATGGGTATCTGGACGTGCTGACTCAGAGGTGCGCTGATATCCTGGTTGTACTGAACATTTAGTGAGCATCCGCTGTGTGCCATGCACGGCTCTAAGGGCTTCGGGTGTGCCATGCATTTCAGCCCGGAGGCAGGTACTCTTAGCAGCCCCTCTTCATAGAGGAGGGGCTGAGTCTCGGGGAAACAACCTGCCCACAGACATAGAGCTAATAGAGAAGCAGAGCTGGAATGTGCCCAGGCTGTCAggtgccaggcctgtgcccctcaGCCCGGGTACACTTTACCCATGTGCCTGTACATACATGTAGgctaccaggggtggggaaccttttttctgccaagggccatttggatatttatgaaatcactagaggcctggtgcacaaaaatttgtgcacttgggggggggggggagtccctcagcccggcctgcatcctctcacaatccgggacccctcgggtagggtctctaggcctggcctgagatcagggcctatcagggttttccttccccaggctgcaggcagctggccccacccccaccgctgccactgcttgccatctgtgcagcactgcccccctcctctgccaccggtggcctccctctgcaggcgacaggctggggtgcaatggcttggctggcctaggcctctctctttctttgctggggggcaggtgggggggtctgcctacctgattgcccctaaccactggcctacctacctgatcacccctaactgctggtctgcctacttgatcacccctctgcctgcctgcctgcctgattgccccttactgcttgcttgtaccgcttgcttgggggcggggccagcactgacttctggttggtcagcctccaGTTGTTACTGGTCGTTACGATccaggttttttatatattaggattcctgggccatacaaaattatcaactgacaaatgagcctgctatatttggtcaggcatttcattaactcacccctaacgccttggcagggccagaccaaatgatttcatggaccTTATACGGCTTCACAGGCccgatgttccccacccctggcttatAGCAACAAATCCACGCACACATACTCAcatttatgtacacacacacacacacacacacgaggacaTCCACAGAGGTACATATGAGCATGTCTAgaccttcccttttctcccctgctcctctgcccacCCACAGAGGCTGTctcaggagcagggtggggagaaGCAACTTGGGGCTCTCTTTCCCTTCAAGCTACTTCCTTCCCCCAAATCCCATCAAACAGAAAGATCTGGCCTGGCCTTCGAGGCCCACCCCAGCCCACTTCCTTCAAGAAGCCTTCCTACCATACAGCCAGCTTCCCCAATGTCCACCAGCAAATCACCTCTCAAGATTCTCAAATGGCACTGCCAGCAGGCCTCGGGTCACCTAGACCAGGGTCTTTTAAAGTAGCACAGCCCTTTTTGCAAAGAAATCTTAAGCAGAAAGCCCTGTATAAACAGCTGCAAGTGGACCTGCTCAAGTGAGGACGCGTGGAGGAGGTAGGAGGGAGAAGGCCAATTTATCAAAAATCAGATGACCTGCTCGCTGGATTTCTAAGAGCACAGGTCCTCCTTGTGGACAGACTCGGAAACAGAGGCTCCTCGTCACAAGCCAGGGGAGAAATGATCAGAGAAGCGCCCCCCAAAGCAGGGTGTTGGCATAACAGACAGTGATGTCACAGGGACTTGACAAAATACCGCTTTCAACTTAACATACTAAACACTGAAATCCTGGCTACTTCTATCCATATCCAGACGTAGAACTAACACATGGTAAATTCAGCAAATTGGCCATCCTATTAGTTGGCCTGAATCAGGGAGGGGGTTCCAGCCACACCTTCAgccttccatcccccaccccaagcaGTATGTGGAACTCTCTTGGCAACAGAAAACTCCACAGAACACAGATTGAAAACCACTGATCTATCCTCACCTCTGAAGCACGCATTTTAAGAGGAAGAAAACCAAGCCCAGGAATGAAATGGAAAttgcttgcccaaggtcacacagctagttggaCCAGAAACAGGACCAGGCCTTCAACTTCAATTCTAGGCTCAGTCCTTCTCTGAAGGCTCAGAACAACCCTGACCCTGACTCCCACCTAACACATTACTACAGCCCCctaccctcccacccaccaccctcctaCCCACTCCCCAAAGGCCAGCGGGGCTGAGCACAATAAGGAATAGCTCAGCAGAAGGACACCTGAGGACCTGCCCTCCCCATCAGGCCTGAGACGGGAACCGGCCCCACCGGCGCCCTGGCCCTCACCGGTAATGCTTGTCCCACTCGGGCCTCCGACGCAGGTCTGAGAGCAGCAGGAAGGCGTGGGCCGCATCCACATTCACCAACATCTCCATGTGGAAGGAGAGGTACTTGTCATCCTCCAGGGTGTACAGGCCGACCTGCGTGGGGCAGAGGGTGGCCTCATTCATGCATCCCCCTCCCCAGACTatgctgggggtgggatgggatgctGGAGGCCAGGGCTAGAAGCTCAGAACTGCCGCTGCCTTGCTGTGTGGCTGCAATTAAGTGACtcaaactctctgagcctcagtcacATCCCTATGAAAATGGCTGTTGAGATAATTCAGCACAAGTGGATAGAAAGGTGTTTTAAGAAGCAGTGacttgcccggccagcgtggctcagtggttgagcttcaacctatgaaccaggaggtcacagttggattccccgtcagggcacaggcccaggttgcaggcttgactcccatgggggacgtgcaggaggcagcggatcaatgattctctctcatcattgatgtttctatctctctttccctctcccttctctgaaatcaatgtgtatatatatatatatatatatatacatatatatatatatacacacacacacacacacacacatacacatatatataaatatatatatatatatatatatatatatatatatatatatattctccccttctgccctggccagtgtttctcagtggttagagtgtcgccctgcgaactgaagggtcttatattcaattccccgtcaagggcacatacctcagttgtgggttccctccctggccccagtcctagcgcgtgcaggaggcaaccaattagtgagtctctcttacatcgatgtttctctctctctcccccatcccttctactctctctctcaaaaaaaaaaatatcctcgggtgaggataaacaaaaacaaaaaaggaaaaagagaaatccCCTTCTGACATGAGAGACTTTCTGTTGCTGGCGGTCTGCCACCTCTGGTTGCTCAGGAGGGAAACGGTGGTGGGTGCGGTCAGCTACCTGGTTGATCTCCGAGGACAGCGCCCAGTTGTCCTTGGCTGCAAGCATCTTCAGGGAGGAGATGTTGTTGTAGCTCAGGTACACCTGGACAGGGCACACAGAGAAACCTCGCCTTCTCCCCTCCCGCAGGCTCGGGGCCGAGGccatgctggggtgggggaggaactgggatggggaaggagggtgggtgctgggctttggggaaggaggcccagggctggccagactCGCCCAGGGACCCTGGACAAGCCGCTCCTCCTCTCAgggcctcagctccctcctgccaAACAGGGACATCAGGAAAGCCCTTGGCTaactgtgtgcatctttttttttttttttttaatttctttttttgtgtgtgcatctTGAGGCGTTAGCATCCTGTCCCCTTCAGGCCCACCTCCAACCCCGCTCTGACAACAGGGAAGGGTGGGCCTGAGGACGCTCCCCTCGGAGCTGGGCCTTACCTGGTTGCTAGGGTCccaggggacagagagaggcaTCTCCTCCTGCTTACAGGACACAATGTACTtcctgggagagagggaagaggacaaCCTTGATCTCTTGGGAGCCCATCTCTTTGAACAGGCTTCACTGCTGGCcagctgtgccaggccctgtgctcagcCCAGGGGGTAGGAGAGACccctgcctggccagggagaCTGGATGGCACACAGAACACAGCGGCGAGAACATACAAACTCAGGCAGAGGTAGGACGGGATGAGGGGAGATGTGCCGGTGCCAGTGCCCCACACCCtggctcagtgtcctcatctgtgaaatgggatctGTAGTCAGCCATAAACACACCCTTTTCTTACTAACAACAAAGGGTGGTAAAGTGCTTCCTTGAGCCATCgcctctcctctctgggcctttcTTTCTTCATCTGCCAAGTGGGCATCAGAGTCAATGGAAGGaacaaaagattttaaattggCCAGATCCGGCCAGGttcaaattctcactctgccagtCATTCCTGTGTGCCCATGGCCATAAATCCTCTGttctcagtgtcctcacctgcaCAAGGGGCCAGTCAGACATGGAATGTGGAATGAGGTGACATGGATGTAGAGGCAAAGGGGCCGCATCGAAGAAATGCAAGTCCCtgaggctggggagcaggtggaCAGCCCTGGAccctgtgtcccctcccaccacccagccccAACTTGCCTGTCCAGGCGGATCTTCCTCCTGGCACTGGCCTCTCGGTACCGCCGCTCGCCGTCCtggggagagaagcagggacagaCTATGGCACAGATGGGACAACAACTTGCCCCCCATCCCTGTTACTGTCTGatcaccccacccccaagggccCAAGGAGGTCCTGCAGCCCTTAGGTTTCTGGCCCCCTGGGGCAGCCGGAGTCAAAGCAACCTGAACAGGAACACGCCAGGTCACTGAGCCCAGCTTCCCCTCAGGCTCTCTGAGGGACCCTGGGGACCACTGCCCTCACCagccctcagtttcctcctcggGAGAATGGGGACCCTAAGGGCACTTACAATGGTAATAAGAAcccacatttattgagcacttacttttGCCAGGCATTCATCTCAAGTGCTTTCCATGCAAAATTTCATTTAAGCCTTACAGCAAGCCTCTGGGGTTGGGACTAGTATaaccccactttacagaggaggaaactgaggcacagaaaggttaagcgacttgcccaaggtcacagaacagAGCGCTGACGGGCTGACTCAGAGCCTGCCCTCTTAACCTCTACTTCTAAGGTGTCCTCCCTCGGGAGCATTAATCGGCAAAGGCCTGACAGGTACCGCCCATCTACTAGGCTCCCACTCCTCCACGACTGCCCACTCTTGACTGGCCAACACCCAGCTACGGAGCAGGGAATGTCACAGCCAGACTCAGTCttgtgaggcaggcagggcagggcagggacctTCCCAGAGAGAGCTCACTCCCTGATCCTCCAGAGCTAGCCAGGCCTAGCCCCATGGAGGCACAAGGCAGCATTATTTGAAGGGACAGACTCTGAATCCAGACCCTGATTCTCATTCCTGCCTCCTTGCTCTccttcaccatcatcatcactgtcaccacTTCCTGAGAGTCTGCAGGCC
Coding sequences within it:
- the FAM151A gene encoding protein FAM151A; this encodes MAGKKCSSKWAIAGVASVILVCVIGMVLGFTMLWGSQPGCKQDAVCRPDADMLDYLLSLGQISQKDGLLVTWYHAANSQKDMRAALESDIMVLEADVNIEGLNTANETGVPIMAHPPLIYSDNTLQQWLDAVLASSQKGIKLDFKSIKAVGPSLDLLRRLTDEGKVRRPVWINADILRGPNVPISIEVNATQFLALVQEKYPEATLSPGWTTLYLPLFPNSTYTRAMIERMQELVGALPQRVTFPVRTVMVRAAWPQFSWLLGQSDRYSLTLWQGASDPVSVDDLLYIRDNCAPHQIYYDLFEPVWSQFKQLAMNATRKRSYYSGGSLIPLLQLPGGDALSLEWQVPDVQGNGTAATVQLPGEEGMILLHVGLREPAAAGDAAVPIVRAPGGPALALESCLLQLATHPGRWGVHLHVAEPAALRPALAVLARLSNLGQLPLPVWVGATVSHGSFAVPGHVAGKELLSAVAEVFPHVTVAPGWPEEALGSGYREQLLTDMLELSKGLWQPVSFQLRAGPLGCSTAGVVARLLAASPRATVTVEHSPAAGSYASVRKELLAARAVDRTRVYYRLPQSYRQDLLADVGRN